The following are encoded together in the Primulina tabacum isolate GXHZ01 chromosome 18, ASM2559414v2, whole genome shotgun sequence genome:
- the LOC142533259 gene encoding vesicle-associated membrane protein 727-like has protein sequence MSPKGLIYSFVAKGNVVLAEHTPYSGNFSTIAVQCLQKLPSNSSKYTYSCDGHTFNFLLDNRFVFLVVADESMGRSVPFIFLEKVKDDFKQRYGESIKNDDQHPLADDDEDDDLFEDRFSIAYNLDREFGPRLKEHMEYCMNHPEEINKLSKLKTQITEVKGIMMDNIEKVLDRGEKIELLIDKTENLQFQADSFQRQGRQLRRKMWLQNLHMKLMVGGAVLVLLFIIWFIFH, from the exons ATGAGTCCAAAAGGTTTGATTTACAGCTTTGTTGCGAAAGGGAATGTTGTTCTGGCCGAGCACACTCCTTATTCTGGAAACTTTAGTACAATTGCCGTCCAATGCTTGCAAAAGCTTCCTTCTAATAGCAGCAAGTATACTTACTCATGCGATGGTCACACATTCAATTTCCTCCTCGACAATAGATTTG TTTTCCTCGTTGTTGCGGACGAATCAATGGGAAGAAGTGTACCTTTCATATTTCTTGAGAAAGTGAAGGATGATTTCAAACAACGGTATGGAGAGAGCATCAAGAATGATGATCAACACCCTCTAGCAGATGATGATGAGGACGATGATTTGTTTGAGGATCGATTTAGCATTGCGTATAATCTTGACCGAGAATTTGG GCCAAGGCTTAAAGAGCACATGGAATATTGCATGAATCATCCTGAAGAAATCAATAAGCTATCCAAATTGAAGACACAAATAACAGAGGTCAAAGGGATCATGATGGACAATATAGAGAAG GTCTTGGATCGTGGTGAGAAGATTGAACTACTGATTGATAAAACAGAAAATCTTCAGTTCCAG GCTGACAGCTTCCAAAGGCAAGGAAGGCAGCTACGCCGTAAAATGTGGCTGCAAAATCTTCACATGAAGCTGATGGTTGGGGGAGCTGTTCTTGTCCTACTCTTCATCATTTGGTTCATATTTCACTAA
- the LOC142533342 gene encoding large ribosomal subunit protein mL43, which yields MSLRGVWQLQKLVVSFCNWGGSSRGIREFMESHLPAFREKNPHLEVVTELNRGYHPLLKGLYRNKNERVVCIKNLTPDEILQCATRLRNSQGRKVVKLRTRHVTNNPSVQGTWTTSTVI from the exons ATGTCACTGAGAGGTGTATGGCAACTACAGAAGCTGGTTGTGAGTTTCTGTAATTGGGGCGGCAGTAGCAGAGGCATCAG GGAATTTATGGAATCTCATCTTCCAGCCTTTAGAGAAAAAAATCCCCATCTGGAGGTGGTCACTGAGCTTAATCGCGGTTATCATCCTCTTTTAAAGGGTTTATATC GAAACAAGAATGAGCGTGTAGTCTGCATTAAGAATTTGACTCCAGACGAGATACTCCAATGCGCGACCAGGCTAAGAAATTCTCAGGGAAGAAAAGTGGTAAAGCTGAGGACAAGGCATGTTACAAATAACCCGAGTGTTCAAGGGACATGGACAACCAGCACCGTGATTTGA
- the LOC142532777 gene encoding uncharacterized protein LOC142532777, translating into MEVAKGVQRWVVDISKWKPSVNHLSFFISLLPQHEHSSINRFVKLEDKKRALVSRLLQYALVHQILGIPFDEIIILRTVEGKPYLVCENTEIGFPNFNFNASHHGDYVAIASEPLCLVGLDIVSHSIPTNETAQEFIQNFSAYFSSLEWYHIISGGSSDEKLKIFYRYWCLKEAYVKALGTGVGYRLDDVEFHHTGWKNISAKVAGIELKDWKFWLLELDQLHSLSIARGHPRTAISSYKSTLKQTEFDKDVYNMGLHLPNSSFIFLTVEDLVPVQRKLDRLSLDLSRNHLEFKTGDYEEEARFSEL; encoded by the exons ATGGAAGTGGCAAAGGGGGTTCAGAGATGGGTTGTTGACATATCCAAGTGGAAGCCTTCTGTCAATCACTTGTCCTTTTTCATTTCCCTTCTTCCTCAGCATGAGCACTCCTCCATCAACAG GTTTGTGAAATTGGAGGATAAAAAACGTGCTCTAGTAAGCCGGTTGTTGCAGTATGCCCTTGTTCATCAAATACTAGGGATCCCATTTGATGAAATCATCATTCTGCGCACGGTGGAGGGAAAACCTTATTTG GTTTGTGAAAACACGGAGATTGGatttccaaattttaattttaatgcaTCCCATCATGGCGACTACGTTGCAATAGCATCAGAACCTTTATGCCTTGTGGGTTTGGATATCGTTTCTCATTCCATTCCTACAAATGAAACAGCTCAGGAGTTCATTCAAAACTTCTCTGCATACTTTTCTAGTTTAGAATGGTATCATATTATCAGTGGTGGTTCTTCGGATGAGAAGCTGAAAATATTTTACAG ATATTGGTGTCTGAAAGAAGCTTATGTCAAGGCCTTAGGTACTGGTGTAGGTTACAGGTTGGATGATGTTGAATTCCACCACACGGGTTGGAAAAACATATCTGCCAAAGTTGCGGGAATAGAGTTGAAAGATTGGAAATTCTGGCTTCTAGAACTGGACCAACTACATTCG TTATCCATTGCCAGAGGCCATCCAAGAACTGCCATCTCTAGTTACAAGAGCACGCTAAAACAGACTGAATTCGACAAGGACGTGTACAACATGGGGCTCCATCTTCCAAATTCGAGTTTCATATTTTTGACTGTCGAGGATCTTGTACCGGTTCAGCGTAAGCTGGACAGGTTATCTCTTGATTTATCCAGAAACCATCTTGAATTCAAAACTGGTGACTATGAGGAGGAAGCCAGGTTTTCAGAGTTATAA
- the LOC142533561 gene encoding uncharacterized protein At2g38710-like → MVSANREMVVYCFDTLVAHYNSEQAPPPAFDEGQHPLFVTWKKAVNGGEPRLRGCIGTLEARGLINGFKDYALTSALRDRRFPPIQAKELPNLECTVSILINYEIARDYIDWEVGKHGIIIEFTDPDYNTARSATYLPEVAAHEGWTNIEAVDSLMRKAGYNGPITEPLRRRIRLTRYQSTLFTMRYSDYVAYVKTTRGAAPTISGAKPSNYW, encoded by the exons ATGGTGTCGGCTAACAGAGAGATGGTGGTCTACTGCTTCGACACTCTGGTGGCGCACTATAACAGCGAACAAGCTCCGCCCCCTGCTTTTGATGAGGGTCAACA CCCCTTGTTTGTGACTTGGAAGAAAGCAGTAAATGGTGGAGAGCCTCGACTACGTGGATGCATAGGAACTCTTGAAGCTCGTGGCTTAATTAATGGATTCAAGGACTATGCTTTGACAAG TGCCCTGAGAGACCGACGATTTCCCCCTATACAGGCAAAGGAGTTACCTAACTTGGAATGTACAGTTTCCATCCTGATTAATTATGAAATTGCTCGTGACTACATTGACTGGGAG GTTGGGAAGCAtggaataattattgagtttaCTGATCCTGATTACAATACAGCACGAAGCGCTACCTACTTGCCTGAGGTTGCTGCCCATGAAG GCTGGACAAATATTGAAGCGGTTGACTCATTAATGAGAAAGGCAGGCTACAACGGCCCCATAACCGAACCCCTGAGAAGACGCATTCGACTGACCCGTTACCAGAGCACTCTATTTACCATGCGATACAGTGATTATGTTGCCTATGTGAAGACAACTCGAGGTGCTGCTCCGACTATTTCTGGGGCAAAACCGAGCAATTATTGGTAA
- the LOC142532778 gene encoding uncharacterized protein LOC142532778 codes for MGVGISFLIGLKAATLFILFASLRNFGFTLVSIPVLYASLVSLLVAIASHPSINLPMLLGKGSDGKFPIWSLVMFSPYLYFVRAFSAVRRFTSREDPYSKISEGLYVGGWPYSPDKLPPGNLAIIDCTCELPRKMEVSGHAYFCIPTWDTRSPQPGDIESAVKWACRKIAQKTPIFVHCAYGHGRSVAVMCALLVALGLAEDWKSAEKLIREKRPCIRINALHRETLEEWSKHRLSPLKRNG; via the exons atggGTGTCGGTATATCTTTCCTCATAGGCCTAAAGGCAGcaactttatttattttatttgcatcCCTTAGAAATTTCGGCTTCACTTTGGTATCAATACCAGTTTTGTATGCATCTTTAGTATCATTATTGGTTGCGATTGCTTCCCATCCCTCCATAAATCTACCGATGCTTCTAGGAAAAGGTTCAGATGGGAAGTTCCCAATTTGGTCTTTGGTTATGTTCAGTCCTTATTTATATTTCGTGAGAGCATTTTCGGctgttagaagatttactagtAGAGAGGATCCGTACAGTAAGATCAGTGAAGGTCTGTATGTAGGAGGTTGGCCTTATTCACCAGATAAGTTGCCACCGGGTAATCTGGCTATAATTGATTGCACATGTGAGTTGCCCAGGAAAATGGAGGTTTCAGGGCATGCATATTTTTGCATTCCTACATGGGATACACGGTCGCCTCAGCCGGGCGATATTGAGTCTGCGGTGAAATGGGCTTGTCGAAAGATTGCTCAGAAAACTCCTATTTTTGTTCATTGCGCATATG GACATGGACGAAGCGTTGCAGTAATGTGTGCTCTGTTGGTGGCTCTCGGCCTAGCAGAAGATTGGAAAAGCGCCGAAAAATTAATTCGTGAAAAAAGGCCTTGCATTCGTATTAATGCTCTTCACCGTGAGACCTTGGAAGAATGGTCGAAGCATAGGTTGTCACCATTGAAAAGAAATGGATAG